In Desulfobacterales bacterium, the DNA window GTTCATAATCGGCGGCAAAGCGTTCCAGGTTCCCGATGGCGACCGGCGCTCCCTTTTTCGCCAGAATACATTCTCCCTCGCACTGAATTTCCTGGGGGCAGACTCGCCCGCAAACGGCGGGAAGCGCATTCTGTGTCCATATATGCCGAATGGCTTCCGTGTATTTCTTTTCACAAATGAGCTTGATAAAGCCGGGAATATCTACTCCGACCGGACATCCTTTAACGCACCCCGGGTTTTTGCACTGCAAACAGCGATCGGCTTCCGTGATCGCCAACTCCGGAGTATACCCCAACGGCACTTCTTCAAAATTACGCCGCCTTATTTCAGGCGCCTGTTCGGGCATGGCCTGACGCGGTTTCTTGTCCTTTTTTTTCGATTCTTCCGACATAATTTCCTCCTGAAAAGTCCCGATGAAAACAGCTAAGAGGCGTTATCGACCCAACCAACGCTTGCAACTGTGAAAAGCGAAAAGTTGTACCCGCCTAACCCGGCAAAACCGGAAGCGGGGCGGCTGGACTGCTTGGCAGTCAATGCCCTTCTTTAAATGATACGCGCTTAAAAGGCTTTAGAATAGATCCACACATGACAAATCACACGCCGGTCAAGCGGCAGTAATCATTATAGCATTGCTTTTCCTCATCACAGTATGCCTGCAGCCGAAGCATCAATTCATCGAAATCAACCGCATGCCCATCAAACTCCGGCCCGTCCACGCATGCAAATTTCATTTCGCCTCCCACGGATACCCGGCAGCCGCCGCACATGCCCGTACCATCCACCATGATGGGATTAAGGCTTACGATCGTTTTGACGCCGAACTCCTTGGTCATTTTGGAAACGAACTTCATCATGGGAACCGGACCGATGGCCACCACCAGTTTCACGTCCTCCTTTTCAAGGACTTTTTTCAACACCTCTGTTACAAAGCCGTGGTGCCCGTATGATCCATCATCGGTGCATATGTGCAATTCGGTAGAAGCCGCCCGCATGCGATCTTCCAGTATCAGCAAGTCCTTGGTGCGGGCACCGATGATGCCGATCACATGATTGCCGACCTGCTTTAATGCCCGGGTAATCGGATGCATGACTGCCACGCCGGTGCCGCCACCGACACAGACCACCGTTCCTACTTTTTCAAGGTGGGTGGCTTTGCCCAACGGACCGATCACGTCCTGATAGGCATCGCCTTCTTTTAGGTCTCTAAAAACACTGGTGCCTTTTCCTACCACCATATAAATAACGGTGATGGTGCCGTTTTCCGGATTTGTATCCGCCATGGTCAACGGAATTCGCTCGCCGGTTTCATGGGCTTTTAGAATGACGAACTGGCCGGGTTTGGCTTTTTTCGCAATTAAAGGTGCGGCGATTTCATTGAGAATCACCGTCCCGCCGGCCATTTCTTCCCGTTTTACGATTGTAAACATAACATAGCCCCCTCATTAAATGTTCAAAGTAGAGCAATCCCGCTTGTGATAGCAAGCACACCGTTATCCGCGGCCACCGGCTGGCGCAATGCAGGTTTCATTCGGTTAAACACCAATGGCAAACACATGCGGCCGACGATTGATAACTAACCGATAAAACAGATAATGACTCGCCTCGTGCCGCTATCAAACCTTTTTTCTTTAAGATGATAGTATTATATGTTCCGATATGCTAATTCAAGCGAAAAACCGCAACTTGCCCGCTTGGTTCCGGGTAAGAATCGTGATGCGGTGATTTCGGACGGATCACCCACAATTGTTTCCGCATACCGATTTACTGAAAATCACTTAAGTTAACTGCA includes these proteins:
- a CDS encoding sulfide/dihydroorotate dehydrogenase-like FAD/NAD-binding protein; translated protein: MFTIVKREEMAGGTVILNEIAAPLIAKKAKPGQFVILKAHETGERIPLTMADTNPENGTITVIYMVVGKGTSVFRDLKEGDAYQDVIGPLGKATHLEKVGTVVCVGGGTGVAVMHPITRALKQVGNHVIGIIGARTKDLLILEDRMRAASTELHICTDDGSYGHHGFVTEVLKKVLEKEDVKLVVAIGPVPMMKFVSKMTKEFGVKTIVSLNPIMVDGTGMCGGCRVSVGGEMKFACVDGPEFDGHAVDFDELMLRLQAYCDEEKQCYNDYCRLTGV